The proteins below come from a single Papaver somniferum cultivar HN1 chromosome 11, ASM357369v1, whole genome shotgun sequence genomic window:
- the LOC113322757 gene encoding formin-like protein 14 produces the protein MASSSSSRPKQAYDLDITVISAKHLKNVNWRHGDLKPYVIFWLDPDRRISTQPDDSGSTRPVWNETFTLSVNQSLHDSLLTLEIFHSKPSETPKPLVGTLRFPLKDLVESESEFSNSVTSVIKTLELRRPSGRPQGKIRIKLSLRARPLPPPPPPPQPQPQPDYHITPPSSYYYSSAPPPPLPRDYTREYSLSPYTVGPIPQPAPAPPPPAPYAYGGVGGSTADPYRYYYTGYHPPPPLPPRPFFDRASSYGGPPSAPVDYSSAPLYDQKQRGGGSKMGLGTGLAVGAVAGVLGGLALEEGLKYDEEKIANRVENDIAARDDYSDYRSDY, from the coding sequence ATGGCTTCTTCATCTTCGTCACGACCAAAGCAAGCATATGATCTAGACATAACAGTAATCTCAGCAAAGCATCTCAAGAATGTTAACTGGAGACATGGAGATTTAAAGCCCTATGTTATCTTCTGGCTCGATCCAGATCGTCGAATCAGTACTCAACCAGATGATTCAGGTTCAACTCGTCCTGTCTGGAATGAAACATTTACTTTATCAGTGAATCAATCTCTTCATGATTCTCTACTTACGCTTGAAATCTTTCATTCCAAACCTTCTGAAACACCTAAACCATTAGTTGGAACCCTAAGATTCCCACTCAAAGATCTCGTCGAATCGGAATCGGAATTTTCAAACTCAGTCACTTCTGTCATCAAGACACTAGAACTTCGTCGTCCTTCTGGTCGTCCTCAAGGTAAGATCCGGATTAAGCTTTCTCTTCGTGCACGACCCCTaccgcctccaccaccaccaccacaaccgcaGCCACAACCAGATTACCATATTACCCCTCCATCAAGCTATTATTACTCTTCTGCCCCTCCACCACCACTTCCTAGGGATTACACTAGAGAATACTCTCTATCTCCATACACTGTCGGTCCAATTCCTCAACCAGCACCTGCACCTCCCCCACCTGCTCCATACGCTTACGGTGGTGTTGGTGGTTCAACGGCAGACCCATACAGGTATTATTATACAGGTTAtcacccaccaccaccacttccaccAAGACCTTTCTTTGATAGGGCTTCTAGTTATGGAGGACCACCATCTGCACCAGTTGATTATTCATCGGCTCCATTGTATGATCAGAAGCAGAGAGGAGGGGGCAGTAAAATGGGATTGGGTACTGGTTTAGCTGTTGGTGCAGTAGCTGGGGTTTTAGGTGGTCTTGCATTAGAGGAAGGTTTGAAATATGATGAAGAGAAAATTGCTAATAGGGTTGAGAATGACATTGCTGCTAGAGATGATTACAGTGATTATCGAAGTGATTACTGA